One window from the genome of Mucilaginibacter ginsenosidivorans encodes:
- a CDS encoding carboxymuconolactone decarboxylase family protein encodes MEQRISFFNKGQNAMKVLFGFGSYLRRSDLDPQLLHLIEYRVSQINGCAFCLDMHSKDLRAGGETEQRIYMLDAWREAPFYTLRERAALAWAEAVTKLTDKNVPDDVYQQANSQFTEQELVDLTFAVLGINCFNRINVAFRTPAGDYHPGQFATQSA; translated from the coding sequence ATGGAACAGAGAATTAGTTTTTTTAACAAGGGACAAAACGCAATGAAAGTGTTATTTGGATTTGGCAGTTATTTAAGAAGATCGGACCTTGATCCGCAGCTTTTACATCTGATCGAATACAGGGTATCGCAGATCAACGGCTGCGCTTTTTGCCTGGATATGCACTCGAAAGACCTGCGGGCGGGCGGGGAGACCGAGCAGCGCATATACATGCTCGATGCATGGCGTGAAGCGCCGTTTTATACCCTGCGCGAGCGTGCCGCACTCGCCTGGGCCGAGGCTGTTACCAAATTGACGGATAAAAATGTACCCGACGACGTTTATCAGCAGGCCAACAGCCAGTTTACTGAACAGGAACTGGTCGACCTTACCTTTGCTGTGCTTGGCATCAACTGCTTCAACCGCATCAACGTCGCCTTCCGCACCCCCGCAGGCGATTACCACCCGGGACAGTTTGCAACGCAGAGTGCATAG
- a CDS encoding IS3 family transposase (programmed frameshift) yields MKVKETASQAKYSEAFKRAVVFEYERGLLNKDQIQLKYGIKGNSRVLTWCRKYGKLHYPKAGSLGRPMKDPQKQRIKDLEKQLADAKLKLVAYETLIGIAEQAEGISILKKGRSQTIRELARTYPRKVSMFCELFGYSKQAYYKQQVHHYLTVCKKQQVKSVVLDIRRQMPRLGTRKLYHLIKNEISMGRDNLFNLLRTEGLLIYKKKRYTVTTNSKHWMRKYPNLIKSAELIRPEQVWVADITYIDTAADGNAYLHLITDAYSKQIMGYELCSNMEAASTLKALQMAIKNRKYKDEPLIHHSDRGLQYCSKLYTDYLKEHGINISMTENGDPYENAIAERVNGILKDEFGLAEQLNNIAEALQQTRQSITRYNTIRPHLSCYMLTPVQMHQQKEIKIKSYNKKAQTSLVDV; encoded by the exons ATTAAAGTAAAAGAGACAGCCTCGCAAGCCAAGTATAGCGAGGCATTCAAAAGAGCTGTGGTATTTGAGTATGAACGAGGGCTGCTCAACAAAGACCAGATTCAACTAAAGTACGGCATTAAAGGTAACTCCAGGGTATTGACCTGGTGCCGCAAGTATGGTAAATTGCACTATCCCAAAGCAGGTTCTTTGGGCCGTCCGATGAAAGATCCTCAGAAACAACGTATAAAAGACCTGGAGAAGCAATTAGCCGATGCCAAACTGAAGCTGGTTGCTTATGAAACGCTGATCGGGATCGCCGAACAGGCAGAAGGGATCAGTATCCTAAAAAAAG GACGAAGCCAAACGATCCGGGAGCTTGCCAGAACCTACCCAAGAAAAGTAAGTATGTTCTGTGAGTTGTTTGGCTATAGCAAACAAGCTTACTATAAACAACAAGTCCATCATTATCTGACAGTCTGCAAAAAACAACAGGTAAAGTCGGTGGTATTGGATATACGCAGGCAGATGCCCAGGTTGGGTACGCGCAAGCTGTATCACTTGATAAAAAACGAAATAAGCATGGGCAGAGATAACCTGTTTAATCTGCTAAGAACAGAAGGGTTGCTGATTTATAAGAAAAAACGATATACGGTCACCACCAATTCAAAGCATTGGATGAGAAAATACCCGAACTTAATTAAGAGTGCAGAGCTTATCCGGCCTGAACAGGTATGGGTAGCTGACATTACTTACATTGATACAGCAGCAGACGGAAATGCTTATCTGCACCTGATCACTGATGCTTATTCCAAGCAAATCATGGGTTATGAATTATGTAGTAATATGGAAGCAGCATCTACTTTAAAAGCTTTGCAAATGGCAATAAAAAATAGAAAATATAAAGATGAACCGCTTATTCATCATTCAGACAGAGGACTGCAATACTGTAGTAAACTTTACACGGATTATCTTAAAGAGCATGGTATCAATATCAGTATGACCGAAAACGGTGATCCTTACGAAAATGCGATTGCTGAAAGAGTAAACGGCATTCTAAAAGATGAGTTTGGCTTGGCAGAGCAACTTAATAACATTGCAGAAGCATTGCAGCAAACCAGGCAGAGCATTACCAGATACAATACCATCCGGCCACACTTAAGCTGTTACATGCTTACCCCTGTGCAAATGCATCAACAAAAAGAGATCAAAATAAAATCCTACAACAAAAAAGCTCAAACATCTTTGGTGGATGTTTGA
- a CDS encoding RNA polymerase sigma factor, protein MEQPELIIHLFRTEYRKIVAVLCKRFGFDQIETAEDIAADTFVTAAQTWPMRGIPPNPVAWLYNVAKNKARNHLQRETVFNEKVGPELIHTSSGLYEQDIDLSPQNINDSQLQMMFAICHPSIPAEAQIGLSLRILCGFGIDEIAAAFLSNKDTINKRLFRAKEKLRGGKVRIELPGAAELDERLDPVLRTIYLLFNEGYYSVSQNQVLRKELCFEAIRLCYMLIDNRETNKPTVNALLALMLFHASRFEARTGKNRELVLYDDQDTSLWDTDLISRGSYFFHCAASGDTLSKYHLEAGIAYWNTQKTDSIEKWESVLQLYNQLLAIEYSPVAALNRTYALSKTRGKEQAIMEAEQLTLENYTFYFILLGDLYTGIDTEMARKNLLKALSITKNTPDKEAIRRKIDLL, encoded by the coding sequence ATGGAACAACCGGAACTTATAATACACCTTTTTAGGACAGAATACCGAAAGATAGTTGCGGTGCTCTGCAAACGCTTTGGGTTCGACCAGATAGAAACTGCCGAAGATATTGCCGCCGATACTTTCGTTACCGCTGCGCAAACCTGGCCCATGCGCGGCATTCCGCCTAACCCGGTAGCCTGGCTGTATAATGTGGCCAAAAACAAGGCCAGAAACCACTTGCAGCGCGAAACGGTCTTTAACGAAAAAGTGGGGCCCGAACTTATCCATACCTCTTCCGGATTGTACGAACAGGACATCGACCTTTCGCCCCAGAACATTAATGACAGCCAATTGCAAATGATGTTCGCCATTTGTCACCCATCTATCCCTGCGGAGGCTCAGATCGGCCTGTCTCTTCGTATACTCTGCGGTTTTGGTATCGACGAGATTGCCGCTGCCTTCCTCAGTAATAAGGACACGATCAACAAACGCCTGTTCCGTGCGAAGGAAAAACTCCGCGGAGGAAAGGTAAGGATAGAACTGCCCGGCGCTGCTGAATTGGATGAAAGACTCGACCCCGTGCTGCGTACCATCTATCTGCTTTTTAATGAGGGCTATTATTCCGTCAGCCAAAACCAGGTGTTGCGCAAAGAACTTTGCTTCGAGGCCATACGCCTTTGTTATATGCTGATCGACAACAGGGAAACCAATAAACCCACTGTAAACGCCCTGCTGGCCCTGATGCTCTTTCACGCTTCGCGATTCGAAGCGCGGACCGGCAAGAATCGCGAACTTGTTCTTTACGACGACCAGGATACCAGCCTTTGGGACACCGACCTTATTAGTCGGGGCAGTTATTTCTTCCATTGCGCAGCCAGCGGCGACACGCTTTCCAAATACCACCTCGAAGCCGGTATTGCCTACTGGAACACTCAAAAGACCGATTCGATTGAAAAGTGGGAAAGCGTTTTGCAACTCTATAACCAATTACTTGCTATCGAGTATTCGCCGGTGGCGGCCCTCAACCGCACTTATGCCCTTTCAAAAACCAGGGGTAAGGAACAGGCTATCATGGAGGCGGAACAGTTGACGCTGGAAAATTACACCTTTTATTTTATCCTTTTGGGCGATCTATACACCGGTATCGACACCGAAATGGCCCGTAAAAACCTACTGAAAGCCCTTTCGATCACCAAAAACACCCCTGACAAAGAAGCCATCCGGCGAAAGATCGACCTCTTGTAA
- a CDS encoding YciI family protein: MDQKFTKMDEYALIMRHEDGTKIASPEQMQIWMKQTMDWIGDIAAKNKFVSGTGLLFDGAKVVGHGGVVTDGPFGEIKETIGGLIVVKADSVEEAIEFAKGCPVLQGEGNTMEVRRIAKNDGTH; the protein is encoded by the coding sequence ATGGATCAAAAATTTACCAAAATGGACGAATACGCATTAATTATGAGGCACGAGGACGGGACGAAGATCGCTTCGCCCGAGCAAATGCAGATCTGGATGAAGCAGACGATGGACTGGATTGGTGATATAGCAGCCAAAAACAAATTTGTAAGCGGCACCGGGCTGCTGTTTGACGGGGCTAAAGTGGTGGGACACGGTGGCGTTGTTACCGACGGGCCTTTCGGCGAGATCAAGGAGACCATCGGCGGCCTGATCGTTGTCAAAGCCGACTCGGTTGAAGAAGCTATCGAATTTGCCAAAGGCTGCCCGGTTTTGCAGGGCGAAGGCAATACAATGGAAGTGCGCAGGATAGCAAAAAATGACGGCACTCATTAG